From Pseudomonas hefeiensis, one genomic window encodes:
- a CDS encoding PoNi-like cognate immunity protein: protein MIRAPLGDSRYWSEWVEYGDESIVEALETAAKPAGDPDYAPQYVFIIAQKHWHQMLRRYSAGDPIADLSRYFPGLLDAWEEAERLGATVWTQEQQFTRHSWRVNYDHYITCFWLVGLGLALDIPDDQWKRLLALIGNEGGDLLLDRIIASRSPERKIGSALLYPKPYARLLAAVDAPADSQASLLNAFVKHWYTDVRTGAKSGSDPQAVSYRHPYWYTYGDENFDGGAYFGRWCVEAVAAVKAFDMDDSQCLGLEHYPGDLLRPNGPSTHPVTRQEAEPPATVAAESKAGFWARLLGRR, encoded by the coding sequence ATGATTCGGGCACCGCTGGGAGACTCCCGCTATTGGTCGGAATGGGTTGAGTATGGTGATGAGAGCATCGTCGAGGCGCTTGAGACCGCCGCTAAACCTGCCGGCGATCCCGACTATGCGCCGCAGTACGTTTTCATCATTGCGCAGAAACACTGGCACCAGATGCTACGACGGTATTCCGCTGGAGATCCGATAGCGGACCTGTCGCGATACTTTCCTGGGCTGCTCGATGCCTGGGAAGAGGCCGAGCGCCTTGGCGCGACGGTCTGGACCCAGGAGCAGCAATTCACCCGCCACAGCTGGCGTGTCAACTACGACCATTACATCACCTGCTTCTGGCTGGTGGGGTTGGGATTGGCGCTGGATATCCCAGATGACCAGTGGAAGCGGTTGTTGGCGCTGATCGGTAACGAAGGCGGGGACTTGTTGCTCGACCGAATAATCGCGAGTCGCAGCCCTGAACGCAAAATAGGTTCAGCGCTTCTTTACCCAAAACCCTACGCTCGGTTGCTGGCGGCGGTAGACGCTCCGGCGGATTCGCAAGCATCGCTGTTGAATGCATTCGTCAAACATTGGTACACGGACGTGCGTACCGGTGCCAAGTCTGGCTCTGATCCTCAGGCCGTCAGTTACAGACATCCCTATTGGTACACCTACGGCGATGAAAACTTCGACGGCGGCGCCTATTTCGGTCGTTGGTGCGTGGAGGCGGTGGCGGCGGTCAAGGCTTTTGATATGGACGATTCACAGTGTTTGGGGCTTGAGCATTACCCAGGGGACTTATTGAGGCCCAACGGCCCGAGTACGCACCCGGTAACGCGGCAGGAAGCCGAGCCACCTGCAACGGTGGCTGCGGAAAGTAAAGCTGGATTTTGGGCGAGGTTGTTGGGGCGGCGTTAG